ATGGGCAAAATTGGTCAAGTCCAGCAATTTGttggtttttagaagccctgctgATTTTGGGTTctaacaaaaacacttttttggcAATTAAGGGTCGCTAAATAGATTATTTTGTACCGATATCTGTTGAAATAAAGACCAAAAATACTGCCGTAATTTTATCAGCAATGTATTTTTGGTTATtcatttttgacaatatttatcaGTAACCAATACCCTTTctaattataccaaaaataaaatgggGACAGCACATCAAAATTAAGCATTATTGCTAATGGCTTGACAAAATAGCAAGATTATTTGTACTTCAGATGccttagagctgcactctcacatattgactgatttgacaacttttttatttattgtctcagaatcagctgattttgacataaatgctttcaattcagtcatatacatgtaagaTAGCTAACAATAGagcagatctcaattgtttggaagaCTGTGGATCATTTTATCGCagtcattttcattgtttgtcactcttttagccataaaaaaatcaacttctgaacgtaaatattgaaaactgtgatctgatattttatcagcagtcttaaatcgACGATTCTCCGACtttttcgcaaaatttggctcattccaagacaatgAATAAAGAAGtttcaaaatggtcaatctgtgagagcgaaACAGTAGTTTAAAAACACTGAAATTTACACACTACTTTCTTTCAAACATTCAGCCTTCACTTTATGCCTATGCATCTCCTTTTCCTTCAAGGCAAGCCGTTGAAGCGACCGTTCCATGTGTAAATGTGGCTGATACCTTGGCAAGTCATAACCCCGATCTTGGTATAATGCTGGATTGTATCCGATTGGAGCCCGTGATCGTGGCTGCTGGGCTGTGGTCGTCACGATATTGCTCGGTTGCTGCAGCTGATACCGCGAATGGTCACTGCGACCATCAACAAGATAGTCTGTGCTGCTTAAATAGCCCGTGTCAGCACGTGGTTGGCGAATTGTGGCGTAATAACTTGTACGCTCAAAGTTTGTGGGTTCATCGTCGATGGGTTGAGATAGATAGTAGTCGTCAATCATCTCAGGGTGGGTGGAATGGTGATAGGATAATGGACGCTCTGGACGACTTCGTACACTACGTCTGGCCACATCTGGAAACATGATGAAATATGATCATATCTTATTACATCTGATAATTTAacagatattttcaaaaacaaattaaacatatttacaaatagGATTGTTACTGTAGgcataaacaaacaatcatttttttgaaagtgttttgaGAGTGTCATTTACATGTCACTACAAGCAGCACTGTTACAGGGTGCTGCTGAAGAGGAAAAtgatgttaaagggactagacaccagatggtcccaaaatcagcaaatagattattttcacaaaacaagctatgagctagtatgaggctgaTAATTAGATcaatttacatgattaaaatgatattttgtcgctgtctcagctgagtttgcccgtttaaaaatagcgcataatggtttcccagtttttaatgtgtatatttagcatgtgaaagtcacattATTAGTAGGTTCCAGTCagttcgaattggaaaaatactgtgaaagatacatgtgttgtAAGTGATGTcagatacatcagtaagtaagattcaatgtactgtacacaacgatatcaattttatgtaaggttttgacaattttcttttttacttgcaattgtatcatttgtgtctagtccctttaagagtgAAAAGGACACATTTCATTGTGCTGTGAAGAACTGATATATTCCAAGTTTGACAGAAATGTTCAGCTTTGTGTTTATTTGGAGTAATATTaagtttcaactgccaaatatgtttgaatgcgttttaatacaatcatattacaagttaaaatcaaaagcaaaaaaaaatatttcattatattaagaattctatgaaggcagaagggtgaaTGTGATGGtgtccatgagggcagaagagTGCTACCAAAAATAAACAGGGTGCAGCACCAATGTTGGATAAACaactaatttaaaaaagatcACTAACTCTTCAGGTAAAACCCTACATATGAAGTATGTTGTATGTACATTGTTAGAAGCCCCAAAGTCCTTTACCTGACTGTCTCTCTGCAGATCTGTTCCTCATCTTCACCTCATGCCGCTCCCGTGACCTGACCTCCTGCCGTCCCCTTGACCTTCGACTCTCAGATTCACTTCCAGATGACCTTTCACCTCTAGATTCTTGCACATTGAGTGGCCTTGAACTTGAACTTTGACCTCGACTACTTGACCCAACGGCAGAGGTTGGTCTCCTTTGACCTTTGTACTCTTGGGAAACACTTGCTACAGCAGTCACAGGTCTAGAAGGATTACTTCCTCTTGGAAGTGGAGGCTTATCGGCCAtactttttgtgtttaattgttCATTTGGAAGACTTATGGGCTGATTGTCTAATAGACCCTGACCTTGAACTTGAAGGCCAATATTGTGACCATCATAATCGTCATAGTCACCAGTATTTTGCCTTGAAGGGACAGAGTATTGTCTTTCCACAGGGTCTCTGGTAGATCTAGCTGACTCAGGGTAGCTTTTTCTGACAGGTTGGGGTGTGGAATAGTTTCTGGCTGGTACAGGAGGTGAGGGGGATTTTCTGACCTGTTGGGGTGTAGCAAACATATCCGTTCTGTAAGGGGGTGAGTCGGGAGAACGATTTACTGACTGGGCAACTGCATTTGTAACCTTTTGATTAACACTTCTACTGTTGACTGTTTCAGAGCCTTTCAATTTAGCACCAGTCGGTTTTGATGCAATGCTTGGTTTATTTATTGGATTGGCATATACTTTTAACTTCACATTATTTGGAACTGTACCATTCATTATTGCATTTTCGCGCTCATTGTTCAAAACATTGGACTGCAGAGGTCTTGCACTACTCACTTTCTGATAAGCCATCTGACTGGGCTGATAAGCAGTTGGGCTGTTATCTAAAGGGGAAGGGGGAGCACTTCCATCACTTCCAGAAGTGAATGAGTGACTGTTCTTGCTTGAATCAACGCTGTCTGACCTTCTGTAGTGCTCTCTCGGTGGAATTTTTGGAGGAGGTCGAAGAGTGCCACTTTTGTCAgtaacatttttactttttatgattTGTTCAACAACAGATGTTCTTTGTCTATCGGTAATTCTAGGAGATATGTCACCATTGTAATTCTGTGACAGAGGAGTTTGGTTTGGGAACAGTTCCTTTTTTGGAGATTCATGTGTGTCATGTTTTGGTTGTTGTCTCGGAGAATTAATGCCCATACCTTCTCTTTTTGGGGAGGTAATATCTCTTTGAGAATTATGTCCCCTTGGAGAGTTCATTTCCCATCTATCACTAGAGTCTCTATTATAATACTCAGCATCTTGATACTGTTTCTCTTTTCTAGGAGTTATTTCCCTTCTCAGCTCTTCAATTAAAGAGGCTTCCTCATTTAGAAGAACTTGAGAATGCCTATCCAGGGGAGCTTCTGATTTCGACCGTACATGAGACACAGCACCATCCCTTTTCTCATTTTCAGATAACTTCACTTTATTTACTAACAAATCTGAGTAATCTTGAACACGCTCACCATTCCATACTTCATTTGAAGAGTAGGCACCCTTTCTACCTTCAAATGAAGAGTTCTGTGTCACTTTTTTGCCTTCACTCACTGAAGATTTGGAAGTCGCCACACTCAATGGAGGTTCATTGACACTGAACACCCAATGTGAATTGGAGAGTAAATTGTCATGAGTATTGTTTGTAAGCTGTTTTCGCTGATAGAACAGGAGGTATGCAGCCTTACTTATGATTTCGTTAGACTGCAATGGTTGTACGGTTGTGTCATCAAATTCATACCACTGCATATTCACTGGGTTTTTACAGTATGCTGAAATTGATAAACCATGCATTTAAAGGGGCATTCATGCTTTATCGGGGCAgacatcttaaaaaatattttcatgtgaAATGTGACCAAAATGCTcgttttaatgataaaacatcatcaaaagtTCCAATTAAAGCTTAATTTttacaatgtaaataatactTGAAAAAACTGACAGAAAATGCACTTATTGTAATGctaatgaaaaatgaattatttaaggCTTTGATTCACTTAATTTTCGCTGAATGAGTAACACATAAAAGACACGCCATTAATACAATATGTGTAAGTCTGATTCTGTATCATATGTAATATTTTCTACAAATTCATTTACAGCGTATGAGGCTTTGTTGAAGTTTCATGTGTAATATCtttcatgaaatgaaaaaaacaaactactGACATTCAGCTCTTTAAGAATTAATAAGAAACATCATCATAACCCAGCCTTTCTTAGCTACTACTAGTCACACTCATCCTCAAGGTGCAACATGTATTCAATTACAGGTGAAACATGGACATGTATTTGAGAATTGGACTTTCAAGAATTTCTAAGAATAGCATAGAAAATGTGgaacatgtttataattattattcttgCATGAGTATTTCATGCAGTTTGATATGGCTATTTTTTTGCAAGTGTCCATGGCAACTCTACCACTCATCTACTTTGTCAACATCAAATCACACGTCTGGTAAAAGCGATATGTCTTGTTTCTTTATATTCAGaacttaattatttaagtaGAGCTCAGACTGTTCAGCTGTACAGGAAACTGGACATGTTAATTCTTGTGACCACCACACAAACACAGAAAGTTAATTCATACTCGCACTCGTCAAGGCCAATTTGGCGTGatctccgataagattgttagtcattttacgCTTTTGGAGCATATTGCACAGACATAATGGAACCCTGGTTAAAGTTACCCTGGTTCTTTATCATGcatcagtgtatagcactgtcaaaCAGGACCCCCATTAAACATTCCTCCTGACACAcgtcaaaaagtatttttttttaagtggtTGCGGTGGGAAATTGAACCTGCAACCCCTTGATTGACAGTCAAtagtgttaccactagaccatggatCCACCTTTTTATCAAATCACTTACCTGTATAGTGTCCCCCACTCATGTTGCCATAGTGATTTGAGACAGCATAAAGATCATACTGGTTGGTGACATCATCGTCATGACAACCAGGGGTCTCCAACAGAAGGTGAGGGGTCATGTCAAGGTCATGGGGGAAGTTCACTAGGACGTTCACCTTGTTTTTCCGCAATCCACACTAAAGAAAGGAAAAGACAAAAGTAATTACTATAAACTGTTTACAATTTTACTTAGCAGTTAAGATGAGAGTGATAAAAAAATCGTAGTTGAaacttatttctttaacaattattgtgaaacaagttattacgacattttattaatcactctcattggcatgaTGTTGCTCATGAGAGTGGccttgtgttgttggggaaaacGGAGTAACTGGAGGAAACGCACTTGTCttgcttggtgaccacaaaccaaactcacatgcacccagaaTGGGAATCAAACTCAGGTCGCCTAGGTGaaaagcgagtgtgctaaccaccAGCTATTCAGACAACCTAAAACATCTGATGGAAGATGCCCTACAACATGAATGACTACAATGCGCCAATCAAGATTGGAAATCTGCAAGAagctaggtcagaaagggcacttttggTGCTCATTGAATGAACCTTAATTGGGCAATTACAATGGGAGTGTtcaattcatattgtgtgtatgtttgtaactactttcaatactaatagtttgtttataaatgttacCTTTATATATAGCTGTTATCTTTACCtaagtgtcaaaattatgtaaattattttaaatatttctgaaaattgacttgacaatatgtccaataaatatgaaatatagttCATTATCATCAAAGAAAGCGCTTGATTCACTGATTAAATTATATCAAGACATCATTGAACAAAACGCATCCACGaaaatcaaagaacatttgaGCCAAGGTGCAATTTTGTACTAATATTATCAGCAATATTTAAGTGAATGGTTTTGCGCTTAAgaagtaattttttttacatgtagtTAGTTAGGAATGAGATTTTGAGTCAGttaattattaaagaaattgcTTATTTCTGTTGCATTCTATTTCAATAAGCaacacccttattgattttatttacatttaagacAATTGGGCTgtgtaaataattgaaaaaataattaaaataaccgcaagaattaaatttgttatatataattgttcatGAAATactaagggctattccatttaaacatataacccctgggggggaaggcacttttaaataatgccacccccctacagaagcaaatttacccttgttgggtccaaattagcgaaaaaagacacccacctatATACTAATGAAAGAATTGCCTTCCCCCATGGGTTAtttgttttactggaatagccctaaatTAAGACTTAGATTTTGTATCATCCATTTTCTTAAGACTACAAATCTACCTACAGGTCTGAATgactttaagctgcactctcacagattgaccgttttgaccacttttttatttttgttttggactGAACCAATTTTTGTGTTAATGTCAGGAAACCAGTgttttaagactgctgacaaaagttcagatcacagtttttcatatttgctgtcgaaaattgatgttttatggctaagaGCATTACTAACTCTttcaagaagaaaaaaaatttcggcagttttccaaacaattgacaTCTGTTCTATAGTGAGTTTTCTTTTATGACACAATTGAAGGCATtaatgccaaaatcagctgaatctgagacaaacaatttaataaaaaaagtcaatccgtgagagtgaagctttaagaTGGATGACTGGTATATAGGAATAGAatagtttatttgtatttaaacataatgtccATTATCCATCATCCATCAACAtgatcatacatataaacaatagtcAATATACCATTTAGTATTACATTAAGGATACATTACAAAGGCGTGGACCACAAAACAACTTACATGTCTGAATCGTTTAAGATGGATGACTAGTATATCAGGCGTGGACCAGAGTCCCAGCTTTTTAATGGCCCCGTCCTGCACTTTTCCACAGTACGGGCAGTTCCACGCATCTCCCTCACCCAGCTGTGATGTTAAGAGAAATCAGTATACATACAACatgtaaatagaaaaaatatgaatttatccTTAATAGGAGTATGCAGAGATAATTTTAAcagaatatgaatatattttcatatataagtaagaaagcaaacaaaaattaaattacaGTTGAACCCTGTTGGATCGaacccgcttggctcgaattcctcattggctcaaaATAGATGTCgaggaccgatttctatatactgaaaataagcatttccgcttggtTCTAAATTTTatgaggctcgaggtattttctcCAGTCCCAGGGAGTTTGAGCCTTCGGGGTTCAACTGTATATCTATCTAGGGTTACAGTtgaagagttatggaagggtgctgcaccctgtccctttttggtaacacccttctgcccttgtggtcaataaaaactaatacaaTGAttctaaatatatacatatatggcCTTTGAAGCCAAATATTAactaagggctattccattaaAACACATAACCCACAGGGCTAATTTTTTCGCTAAATTGGACCCCGAAAGGATACGTTTGCTTCTGTAGGGAggtggtatattttaaaagtgccttccccccaggggttaaatgtttaaatggaaaagccctaaacactatttttacatttattgtgAAATTCATTATGTTCAAGTTCTTTATAGCCAGATACAATGTACCCTTTTCTCCctaagcaccctgtcccttttctgcagcaccctgtcttttttaaaaccttGCTAAACCCTAATCTAATTAAGTACACGTAGATacaataataaatcaatataatagAGTAACGACTAGGTCTGCTAAATAATCTTGCAAGCAAATATCTGAAGGGGCTGAAAGAAGATTTGAGCAAGAACAAAGgaaaaatgaagacaaaaaacatattacaatgaaactgtttcatgttcatttgttttaaacatcagcTTGTGTAGGCtgataatttgaaaattatcttaAAGCAGAATTAAACTAAAAAGCAAAAAGTAACAGTTTGCTGTCtcacaaaatattcaaaatggccTACAGCGAACACACCAATTGCACAtactataaaacatatttcatttttttgcaataccATCATTAAGCACATGTTATTACAGTTATACGTATATTCTGATTTTGATACagtagaaccattgttttcaatgttgaACATATGAACAGGTTCACAACAATATACTGCATTGATCAATCACGTAATGCAGTATTAAATTAAGGAAACACAttctaaagaaaaaaacaaacaatttaaaggCTATCTATTAAGCTTGCTTTAATGGATAACTCTAAATTGATAATTAATTCATGCATCAATTTATTTCATGGTAGAACATGCTTGTGGTATTTACAATTTACTTTGATGGACAGAAATTTATAATGCATTAGGCGTTAATACGTAGCATATTATCATAGAACATAATTACCTACTTGTCAATATAACATTAATCttattgtttttgcaaaatgtctCTGCTTCAAAAAAGACATTATGAAATGCTATGAAATAACTGTACCATATACGGATATAAGCTACATACAAACAAACTAGCAATTGCTCAATGAATCAGttattttgataacaattaatgaattattttgataaaagacATACTAAAtaagttacattttaaatgtaggGCTTTCTTTCAAAAAGACCACAGGCACAGTAACAAATTAGTTATACAAGAAAAACTGTTCAGTGCTACAATGCAAACCTATTGAGTGCTTCTCACCTTTTCCTCCTTTGTGAAGAGTCTGAGACAGTCATCAAGGGATACAGAGGAAGGCTGGGTAAGACTGAGGCGGGCTTTGTGAACAGAGCTGTGTTCATCTACCACATCTTTGTCATTGTCAACTATCCTGGGaaagaaagaataaaaatacttttaaagccCTATTTGGGG
Above is a genomic segment from Mya arenaria isolate MELC-2E11 chromosome 2, ASM2691426v1 containing:
- the LOC128243195 gene encoding ubiquitin carboxyl-terminal hydrolase 31-like; amino-acid sequence: MYKRSANEQVWNGVEADLKGGLTPTSPQKQEISNLRSESCHQYVLNRKSHEYPSSMPVSSQSHMTQQALLPKWKTTPGAIGIFNHGNTCFMNTILQCLSNADVFSEYFVQRKYKDVFNNKGLKKLVGNVKGEVSDQLGNLLESLWSGAYTAEVSGNFKSIVSKYNAQYKGAAQHDAQEFLLWLLDRVNEEIHQSGKKKAKDLPAKSKKEKIETSIQSNNPEAVLTAACGFEIFNRFQALYQSSLTCPNCKKFSNTYESYLCLSIPVPQKSTRPVFATVVYLDDNPKQLKIAVEMNVMDTVMDLREKLAHELYVTPKRLVLCQLSDAGFGNTFGDDQPLTDIHESENVYVFETHPFSDINKTPEGDLIQILLVHVEKTSKRCYRFGNPEVIKVYRDYDFFTLQRCILKSMGMAVAEEWIEKSNHFERAIFDIRVVESGPSDCYLATNVEMPLYTQDIDRAMATYREDYGSSHVKFVVEWDTATKQRIVDNDKDVVDEHSSVHKARLSLTQPSSVSLDDCLRLFTKEEKLGEGDAWNCPYCGKVQDGAIKKLGLWSTPDILVIHLKRFRHCGLRKNKVNVLVNFPHDLDMTPHLLLETPGCHDDDVTNQYDLYAVSNHYGNMSGGHYTAYCKNPVNMQWYEFDDTTVQPLQSNEIISKAAYLLFYQRKQLTNNTHDNLLSNSHWVFSVNEPPLSVATSKSSVSEGKKVTQNSSFEGRKGAYSSNEVWNGERVQDYSDLLVNKVKLSENEKRDGAVSHVRSKSEAPLDRHSQVLLNEEASLIEELRREITPRKEKQYQDAEYYNRDSSDRWEMNSPRGHNSQRDITSPKREGMGINSPRQQPKHDTHESPKKELFPNQTPLSQNYNGDISPRITDRQRTSVVEQIIKSKNVTDKSGTLRPPPKIPPREHYRRSDSVDSSKNSHSFTSGSDGSAPPSPLDNSPTAYQPSQMAYQKVSSARPLQSNVLNNERENAIMNGTVPNNVKLKVYANPINKPSIASKPTGAKLKGSETVNSRSVNQKVTNAVAQSVNRSPDSPPYRTDMFATPQQVRKSPSPPVPARNYSTPQPVRKSYPESARSTRDPVERQYSVPSRQNTGDYDDYDGHNIGLQVQGQGLLDNQPISLPNEQLNTKSMADKPPLPRGSNPSRPVTAVASVSQEYKGQRRPTSAVGSSSRGQSSSSRPLNVQESRGERSSGSESESRRSRGRQEVRSRERHEVKMRNRSAERQSDVARRSVRSRPERPLSYHHSTHPEMIDDYYLSQPIDDEPTNFERTSYYATIRQPRADTGYLSSTDYLVDGRSDHSRYQLQQPSNIVTTTAQQPRSRAPIGYNPALYQDRGYDLPRYQPHLHMERSLQRLALKEKEMHRHKVKAECLKESSV